One Algibacter sp. L3A6 genomic region harbors:
- a CDS encoding SusC/RagA family TonB-linked outer membrane protein: MKKLLSAFMLFNSMLLLGQTQNVSGLVVDKNENPLPGATIIVKGSKVGGVTDFDGNFTIKVSEPVDDKLLIVSSIGYKEQLVSLLSNRNLKIIMLEDTEALDEVVVIGYGSVKKSDLTGAVVSVKAKEITKVGAVSLDQALAGRAAGVLVTQTSGVPGAGASIRIRGITSTNGSEPLYVVDGIPFDNEQIEGLNAESQSASMSPLSTINPSDIESIEVLKDASSTAIYGSRGANGVILITTKTGKSGKGKVQISSDTGLAQIRKYYDVLDANEYTIVRNEAYTNDGDPNRVSQDDLQSALAGELPTTNWQDEIFRTGQSTNFNVGISGGSEATTYNFSTNISNIDGILKGTDFNRIASRLNLDTKVNDKLSFGTRINYTNVTSNQKSTSTNTEGAYGTNSVISRALRTAPTVASDAVFEFDDVDGTNGDLTLYSPLEALEGNIYNNIINEFRGSVFLKYKLNKNMYFRSDVSYYTRYVGQTFYQLKSLSTRSGTQDGRSGWAKTQDSRSTGLVNQNTFNYNFDFGKKHKFTTMIGQSINTSQSFSVRTSNFGFANDILGIYDPGSATYQDDDVISAVDSNLLSFFGRLNYNYNSKLLFTFTARADASSRFAENNKWGFFPAAAAAYNLHKENFIKNTNVISNLKLRLSYGYSGNQSVAPYQSLSILGTDQHIFGDGSGGEAAVTIVAPAQLPNADLKWEYTKQLDFGIDFGLYKNKITGTVEYYNKITEDLLFNGIDIPSHSGFTDFTKNYGSLETNGFEFSMNANIISKPKFSWTLGGNVSFGKTIIKDLPADYVQAGLQWGIVTDTQRLIIGEEFGAFYGYKTAGIAQFDDFVEFQGLSEQERIDTYNANPAANYTLVEGVTGKAPRSTTQLNPGAQLYEDIDGNGIINGEDQQVIGRAQPDVVFGINNSFSFGNIDLSFFIDGQVGNEIANMMSLQTLAFSGNQQSSIVKDAWTATDPSSVYPRLNSENNGQYVFSDRFIENGSFIRLQNITLGYNFPRKVTQSLGLNNLRLYTSASNLFVITKYSGYNPDVSLSGTRVISLGHDNAAYPVPSLIRIGVNVQF, encoded by the coding sequence ATGAAAAAATTATTAAGTGCATTTATGTTGTTTAACTCAATGCTGTTATTGGGTCAAACGCAGAATGTTTCTGGGCTTGTTGTAGATAAAAATGAAAACCCTCTTCCTGGTGCTACAATAATTGTAAAAGGAAGTAAAGTTGGTGGTGTCACTGATTTTGATGGGAACTTTACGATCAAAGTTTCAGAACCAGTAGATGATAAATTATTAATAGTTTCTTCTATTGGATATAAAGAACAACTTGTTTCTTTATTGAGTAATAGGAATCTTAAAATTATCATGTTAGAAGATACCGAGGCCTTAGATGAGGTAGTTGTTATTGGTTATGGTTCGGTAAAGAAGAGCGATTTAACGGGAGCTGTTGTATCCGTAAAAGCTAAAGAGATTACCAAAGTAGGAGCCGTATCTTTAGATCAGGCATTGGCTGGTAGAGCAGCAGGTGTATTGGTAACACAAACCTCTGGTGTTCCAGGTGCTGGGGCAAGTATTAGAATTAGAGGTATTACTTCTACGAATGGTTCAGAACCTTTGTATGTTGTAGATGGTATCCCTTTTGATAACGAGCAAATAGAGGGCTTAAATGCTGAAAGTCAATCAGCGAGTATGAGTCCTTTGTCAACAATTAACCCGTCTGATATAGAGTCTATTGAGGTTTTAAAAGATGCTTCTTCTACGGCTATTTACGGATCAAGAGGGGCAAACGGAGTTATTTTAATTACTACAAAAACAGGGAAGTCAGGGAAAGGAAAAGTGCAAATTAGCTCTGATACTGGTTTGGCACAGATAAGAAAATATTATGATGTACTTGATGCTAATGAGTATACTATAGTTAGGAACGAGGCGTATACAAATGATGGGGATCCAAATCGTGTTTCTCAAGATGATTTACAAAGTGCTCTTGCAGGAGAGTTGCCTACAACAAATTGGCAAGATGAAATCTTTAGAACAGGTCAAAGTACAAATTTTAATGTAGGTATAAGTGGAGGTAGTGAGGCTACTACATATAATTTTTCTACTAATATTTCCAATATTGATGGAATACTTAAAGGAACAGATTTTAATCGTATCGCAAGTCGTTTGAATTTAGATACAAAGGTGAATGATAAATTGTCCTTTGGAACAAGAATTAATTACACAAATGTAACGTCAAATCAAAAAAGTACATCAACGAATACAGAAGGTGCATACGGAACAAATAGTGTTATTAGTAGAGCGCTTAGAACCGCACCAACTGTTGCTTCTGATGCTGTTTTTGAGTTTGATGATGTTGATGGAACTAATGGTGACTTGACTTTATATTCTCCATTAGAAGCTTTAGAAGGTAATATATATAATAACATTATTAATGAATTTAGAGGAAGTGTGTTCTTGAAATACAAATTAAATAAAAACATGTACTTTAGGTCAGATGTATCCTATTATACTAGATATGTTGGACAAACATTTTATCAGTTAAAATCTCTTTCTACAAGAAGCGGTACTCAAGATGGTAGAAGTGGATGGGCAAAAACCCAGGATAGTAGGTCTACGGGACTTGTAAATCAAAATACTTTTAATTATAATTTTGATTTTGGGAAGAAACACAAATTCACAACAATGATTGGTCAGTCTATCAATACGAGTCAGAGTTTCTCTGTTAGAACGTCGAATTTTGGTTTTGCCAATGATATTTTAGGTATCTATGACCCAGGATCTGCAACATATCAAGATGATGATGTTATTAGTGCTGTTGATTCTAACTTGCTTTCATTCTTTGGTAGGTTAAATTATAATTATAACAGTAAGTTACTTTTTACATTTACGGCTAGAGCGGATGCTTCTTCAAGATTTGCAGAAAATAATAAATGGGGGTTTTTCCCAGCAGCAGCTGCGGCATACAATCTTCATAAAGAGAATTTTATCAAAAACACGAATGTAATATCCAATTTAAAATTAAGATTAAGTTACGGATATTCTGGAAATCAATCTGTAGCACCATATCAATCATTGTCTATTCTAGGAACAGATCAACATATCTTTGGAGATGGTAGTGGAGGTGAAGCTGCAGTTACTATTGTTGCTCCTGCGCAATTACCAAATGCAGACTTAAAATGGGAATATACAAAGCAGTTAGATTTTGGAATAGATTTTGGATTGTATAAAAATAAAATAACAGGTACTGTAGAATACTATAATAAAATAACAGAAGATTTACTCTTTAATGGCATAGATATTCCTTCGCATTCTGGTTTTACTGATTTTACTAAAAATTATGGATCTCTTGAAACGAATGGATTTGAGTTTTCTATGAATGCTAATATTATTAGCAAACCAAAATTTAGTTGGACTTTAGGAGGAAATGTAAGTTTTGGGAAAACCATTATTAAAGATTTGCCAGCAGATTATGTTCAAGCTGGTTTACAATGGGGTATTGTTACAGACACTCAAAGATTAATTATAGGTGAAGAATTTGGTGCTTTCTACGGATATAAAACTGCTGGAATAGCGCAGTTTGATGATTTTGTAGAATTTCAAGGCCTTTCAGAACAAGAGCGCATAGATACATATAATGCAAATCCAGCAGCTAACTATACATTGGTTGAAGGAGTAACAGGAAAAGCACCTAGAAGTACTACACAGCTAAACCCAGGGGCACAATTATATGAGGATATTGATGGAAATGGAATTATAAACGGGGAGGATCAACAAGTAATTGGTAGAGCACAACCTGATGTGGTTTTTGGAATAAATAATTCATTCTCATTTGGAAATATTGACCTTAGCTTCTTCATAGATGGACAAGTAGGTAATGAGATTGCTAACATGATGTCTTTACAGACCTTAGCTTTTAGTGGTAACCAGCAATCGAGTATAGTTAAGGACGCTTGGACAGCTACAGATCCAAGCTCAGTTTATCCAAGATTAAATAGCGAAAATAATGGACAATATGTTTTTAGTGATAGGTTTATTGAAAATGGTTCATTTATTAGGTTGCAAAATATAACCTTAGGTTATAATTTCCCTAGAAAGGTAACGCAAAGTTTAGGACTGAATAATCTGAGATTATACACTTCAGCATCAAATTTATTTGTAATTACTAAGTATTCTGGATATAATCCTGATGTTTCGCTTTCAGGAACCCGAGTTATCAGTCTTGGTCATGATAATGCAGCCTATCCTGTTCCTTCTTTGATAAGAATTGGTGTTAATGTACAATTTTAA
- a CDS encoding hybrid sensor histidine kinase/response regulator transcription factor, translated as MTIALKHIKPILLIICICFSLFGSSILSAQNFEKFSNEEGFNQNTVITITKDRYGLLWFGTPNGLIKYDGYDFTTYTTQSKSDGSISSNYITHLYNDPSGLLWIGTKQGINVYVPWLEKFHTIPIDSKLNISHISSGPNGAIWFSGENKLYACNIEDVIDGVFKVSNISLDAYTNIATIKQFSFTDNNALLLATSKGLKEAFFSKESTGINSRIEKIIDFENFHNYNISTIKNIKDMLWIGTFDGLFKTSFKNSRIQIIRKYDIGDIKSPIRINTIFEDNNGIVWVGTEKHGLLKYLEKEDRFLNYLYTSKNKNGLSSNIINALYQDNYDVLWIGTGQGGINKLDIAQKQFINYSKNPFDKHSISDNLINSILEDSKGKLWISTYNKDLFRSTEIINDKTVNNIKFENVLNQNSLKEDSDIITNIYEDKAGYIWFATDSNIMVYNPLKNNFKHVDFKHNGKIIPKQLYHIIHQIDENHLLFAGNQITIVENPWTSIKNKTDPELEVKSILDFDYKIVFQTLIIDKHKKLWFGTNKGLLYGTFDGEKINIENQISDEGNNRLKLSYSTVFSLYDDPKGNIWVGTFGGGLNKITLDDTGTPIKIDYFRKNDILPDDAIYGILPENDTNLWLSTDMGLVKFNTETTKTNVYDVRDDGLAQNNFRKGAYFKGSSGYFYFGGLNGLTLFKPKNIQLNTTPPKIIITALLVNNKVIKIGEKLDDNVVLNKSISETESISISQNEHIVAFQLVAEHTSTPSKNKLAYRLKGFYDTWIEDPNGKTTATYTNLSAGDYVFQVKASNGDGVWSNEIKSLAVVILPPWYQTWWSYLLFVLLTVLICAGIIIYFVQHEKLKQRLKYEQLDKERLDTINQGKFRYFTNISHEFRTPLTLISGPLEHIISINKDSEKTKYLAIIQKNTKRLLSLVDQLITFRKAEQGYLDLNFSQNTLGGFIYPTTEAFENYATEKNINFFYKVNSPNEYIVIDTEKVERILFNLLSNAFKNTPANGNISIESDIIHKNGTKMIQIDVIDNGKGIPAEDLDNIFERFYQLGNNENKLSGGGIGLAFCKSLINLFEGDISVKSEPFKETRFTVLIPIGNIEDYNNIEVNTTTKSFIKDWVPLSTEYKNETLNDELKEHHLLIVEDEEDVQNFLTSTLSRTYSITLANNGLEGLEKIKLREPTLVISDVMMPEMDGFAFCEKIKSNTETCHIPVLLLTALGTNEDIIKGLEFGADEYLSKPFSIKVLKLRIKKLIENHIRIKEHFKKNSSIPKKGIELSTRDKAFLSDIIEVIEGNISDTNFGVVELSAKMNLSTSHFYKRLKQLTGQIPNAYLRNFRLQRAAELLNKNDGANINEVMYQIGISSKSYFSTSFKKLHGVTPSEYSKKS; from the coding sequence ATGACTATAGCTCTAAAACATATCAAACCAATTTTATTAATTATTTGCATATGCTTTAGTTTATTTGGTTCATCTATTTTAAGCGCTCAAAATTTCGAGAAATTTTCGAATGAAGAAGGGTTTAATCAAAATACGGTAATTACAATAACCAAAGACCGTTATGGTTTATTATGGTTTGGTACACCTAATGGCCTTATAAAATATGACGGATATGATTTTACAACCTATACCACGCAAAGCAAAAGCGACGGGAGCATATCAAGTAATTACATTACACATTTATATAATGATCCTTCTGGTTTATTATGGATAGGTACCAAACAAGGAATAAATGTATATGTGCCCTGGCTTGAAAAATTTCATACCATACCTATAGATTCTAAATTAAACATTAGCCATATTAGCTCTGGTCCTAATGGAGCAATTTGGTTCTCGGGCGAAAATAAATTATATGCTTGCAATATTGAAGATGTTATTGATGGCGTTTTTAAAGTATCAAATATTTCTTTAGATGCTTACACCAACATAGCTACTATAAAACAATTCAGTTTTACGGATAACAACGCACTGCTCTTAGCTACTTCTAAAGGTCTTAAAGAAGCTTTTTTCAGTAAGGAATCAACAGGTATTAATTCAAGAATTGAAAAAATAATTGATTTTGAAAATTTTCATAATTACAATATTTCTACAATAAAAAACATAAAAGACATGCTTTGGATAGGGACCTTTGATGGTTTATTCAAAACAAGTTTTAAAAATAGTCGCATACAAATTATTCGTAAATATGATATTGGTGATATCAAATCCCCTATAAGAATAAATACTATTTTTGAAGATAACAATGGTATTGTTTGGGTTGGAACAGAAAAACATGGTCTTTTAAAATATCTAGAAAAAGAAGACAGGTTTTTAAACTACCTATATACTTCAAAAAATAAAAATGGACTGAGCAGTAATATTATCAATGCCCTTTATCAAGACAATTATGATGTTTTATGGATTGGAACAGGGCAAGGAGGTATTAATAAATTGGACATTGCTCAAAAGCAATTTATTAACTATTCAAAAAACCCATTTGACAAACACTCCATCTCTGATAATTTAATAAATTCCATTTTGGAAGATAGTAAAGGTAAATTATGGATCTCCACATATAATAAAGACTTATTTAGAAGTACTGAAATAATCAATGATAAAACCGTAAACAACATTAAGTTTGAAAATGTATTAAATCAAAATAGTTTAAAAGAAGACTCTGATATAATAACAAATATATATGAAGACAAAGCAGGATATATCTGGTTTGCTACAGATTCAAATATAATGGTTTACAATCCTTTAAAAAACAATTTTAAACATGTTGATTTTAAACATAACGGAAAAATAATTCCTAAACAATTATACCATATTATCCACCAAATAGATGAGAACCATTTACTTTTTGCAGGTAATCAAATTACAATAGTAGAAAATCCATGGACTAGCATAAAAAATAAAACAGATCCTGAATTAGAAGTTAAAAGCATTTTAGATTTTGATTATAAAATTGTATTTCAGACCCTAATAATAGACAAACATAAAAAACTATGGTTCGGCACCAATAAAGGTTTGCTGTATGGAACTTTTGATGGAGAAAAAATCAATATTGAGAATCAAATTTCTGATGAAGGAAATAACAGATTGAAATTAAGCTACTCAACTGTTTTCTCACTCTATGATGACCCTAAGGGCAATATTTGGGTTGGTACATTTGGTGGTGGGTTAAATAAAATAACTTTAGATGATACTGGTACGCCAATTAAAATAGATTATTTCAGGAAAAACGATATTTTACCAGATGATGCCATTTATGGTATTTTACCAGAAAACGACACCAACCTATGGCTTAGTACAGATATGGGATTAGTTAAATTTAATACTGAGACTACTAAAACAAATGTTTACGATGTAAGAGACGATGGTTTAGCTCAAAACAATTTTAGAAAAGGTGCATATTTTAAAGGTTCATCTGGCTATTTTTATTTTGGAGGATTAAATGGTTTAACACTTTTTAAACCTAAAAATATTCAATTAAACACCACGCCTCCAAAAATAATAATCACGGCTTTACTTGTAAATAATAAAGTAATAAAAATTGGTGAGAAGCTTGATGATAATGTTGTTCTAAATAAGTCCATTTCAGAAACAGAAAGCATTTCTATAAGCCAAAACGAACACATTGTTGCTTTTCAATTGGTAGCAGAACACACCTCTACGCCATCGAAAAATAAATTAGCTTACAGACTAAAGGGGTTTTACGATACTTGGATTGAAGATCCAAACGGAAAAACTACAGCAACCTATACTAATCTTTCTGCGGGCGATTATGTGTTTCAGGTAAAAGCCTCAAACGGTGATGGTGTTTGGAGCAACGAAATAAAGAGCTTAGCTGTTGTAATTTTACCACCATGGTATCAAACTTGGTGGAGTTATTTGCTTTTTGTTTTACTAACCGTTTTAATATGTGCTGGTATTATTATTTATTTTGTTCAGCATGAAAAGCTAAAACAGCGCTTAAAATATGAACAACTCGACAAAGAACGATTGGACACCATAAACCAAGGGAAATTTAGATATTTTACCAATATATCACATGAATTTAGAACACCACTTACGTTAATTTCAGGACCGTTAGAACATATAATTTCCATTAATAAAGATTCCGAAAAGACTAAGTATTTAGCTATTATTCAAAAGAATACCAAACGGCTACTTAGTTTAGTAGATCAATTAATAACCTTTAGAAAAGCAGAGCAAGGTTATTTAGACTTAAATTTTAGTCAGAATACTTTAGGAGGTTTTATATACCCAACTACAGAAGCATTTGAAAATTATGCTACCGAAAAAAACATAAATTTCTTTTACAAAGTTAATTCGCCTAATGAATACATTGTAATAGACACAGAAAAAGTAGAACGAATCCTTTTCAATTTACTATCCAACGCCTTTAAAAATACACCTGCCAACGGAAACATTAGTATCGAATCTGATATCATTCATAAAAACGGAACAAAAATGATACAAATAGATGTTATAGACAATGGTAAAGGGATACCTGCAGAAGATTTGGATAATATTTTCGAAAGATTTTACCAATTAGGAAATAATGAAAATAAATTAAGTGGAGGTGGAATAGGTCTTGCATTTTGTAAATCGCTTATCAATTTATTTGAAGGAGATATTTCTGTAAAAAGTGAACCTTTTAAAGAAACCAGGTTTACAGTTTTAATACCTATTGGCAACATTGAAGATTATAATAATATTGAAGTAAACACCACTACAAAATCATTTATTAAAGATTGGGTACCATTATCAACCGAATATAAAAATGAAACTTTAAATGATGAATTAAAGGAACACCATTTATTGATTGTTGAAGACGAAGAAGATGTACAAAACTTTTTAACCAGTACACTTTCGAGAACATATTCTATTACCTTAGCAAATAACGGTTTAGAAGGCTTAGAAAAAATAAAATTAAGAGAACCAACCCTGGTAATTAGTGATGTTATGATGCCAGAAATGGATGGATTTGCTTTTTGCGAGAAAATTAAATCAAACACTGAAACATGTCATATCCCTGTATTACTGCTCACGGCATTAGGTACTAACGAAGATATCATTAAAGGTTTAGAGTTTGGAGCAGACGAATACCTAAGCAAGCCTTTCTCTATAAAAGTTTTAAAATTACGTATAAAAAAACTGATCGAAAATCATATTAGAATAAAAGAACATTTCAAAAAGAACAGTTCAATTCCGAAAAAAGGAATCGAATTATCTACTCGAGATAAAGCATTTTTAAGTGATATTATTGAAGTTATAGAGGGAAATATTTCAGACACTAATTTTGGTGTTGTAGAATTATCAGCAAAAATGAATTTAAGTACTTCTCATTTTTATAAACGACTAAAACAACTTACAGGTCAAATTCCCAATGCTTATTTGCGAAACTTTAGACTACAAAGGGCCGCAGAATTATTGAATAAAAATGATGGCGCGAATATTAATGAAGTGATGTATCAAATAGGTATTAGTTCTAAGTCATATTTTTCTACCTCGTTTAAAAAACTACACGGTGTCACACCTTCTGAATACTCAAAAAAATCCTAA
- a CDS encoding glycosyl hydrolase 115 family protein translates to MKNNFSRKITFLTLFLCAFVIAMNAQTKVINGIKITGDTPWVITDADYKRMPIQKAIKDAEKDWYRVFGYPPVIFHNNSSSNWDGPVIVFGSSKNIKNLTNVKLPKEKEHFHIFLDNIKSKNKNAAIFAAGADDRGTIYAIYTFTEKVLGIDPMYVFTDHIPKKQSEIVVKGDFEIKSKKPTFEYRGWFINDEELHDGMHRDPLGGNVIASEWMDKILETLLRTKGNMIIPESAQYPDANVYDLCKRRGVAVNHHHVTPVGLNMMNWPKDVPFSFITEKEILLDAWEKAIKVQADKEIVWTIGFRGESDGAFWLSDPAAPKTDEGRAKVIAEAMQAQTDIIRKYQPDATIVAALWNEQGAFYNKGLLKIPEGVTKMFADDGRGFMRDSGGKYLEKGDGLYYHVMMMMLTQNRTTEGVPPARFYKELKRYVEKGATKYAVINVSGIRPAALSVNAMNDFLWDATPALSKSPEASMKDYLMEWYTKEFGEELASKLTDIRLHYYNIPYMREKMPAGDRWVGARGEHLLQYLIQSALQRFGDGIAKGETIDEMIENTKGKKRMNSLAQTKEPLAETADFFPSLWKSTLKIAEEIPEDRKDFYQAHFTYQVAVHMYSAKALQIVVDALEAYKPNLNQQDFANAMELALIEIEKIIEEAHKAEYGKWDTMFMHVRLMDIYKTRLQLKSVIAKIRKQPYTSEYRGYRNGSFWKSAHEYMDHGDGVFPYFHKYSGRGLEVLEEK, encoded by the coding sequence ATGAAAAACAATTTTTCAAGAAAAATAACCTTTTTAACACTTTTTTTATGTGCTTTTGTTATTGCGATGAATGCACAAACAAAAGTTATAAATGGCATAAAGATTACTGGTGATACCCCTTGGGTAATTACTGATGCAGATTATAAAAGAATGCCAATACAAAAGGCTATAAAAGATGCCGAAAAGGATTGGTATAGAGTTTTTGGTTATCCACCTGTAATTTTTCATAACAATTCAAGCAGTAACTGGGATGGTCCAGTTATTGTATTTGGATCTTCAAAAAATATTAAAAATTTAACAAACGTTAAGCTTCCTAAAGAGAAAGAGCATTTTCATATTTTTTTAGATAATATAAAATCAAAAAATAAGAACGCTGCCATTTTTGCTGCTGGAGCAGATGATAGAGGAACTATTTATGCTATTTATACTTTTACAGAAAAAGTTTTAGGGATAGATCCTATGTATGTTTTTACAGACCATATTCCAAAAAAGCAATCGGAAATAGTAGTAAAGGGAGACTTTGAAATCAAATCTAAAAAGCCAACATTTGAGTATAGAGGTTGGTTTATAAATGATGAAGAGTTGCATGATGGTATGCACCGCGATCCTTTAGGAGGAAATGTAATTGCATCAGAGTGGATGGATAAAATTTTGGAAACTTTGTTAAGAACCAAAGGAAATATGATCATTCCTGAATCTGCACAATATCCAGATGCGAATGTGTACGATTTATGTAAAAGAAGAGGGGTTGCCGTAAATCATCATCATGTGACACCTGTTGGTTTAAATATGATGAATTGGCCAAAGGATGTTCCTTTCTCATTTATTACAGAAAAAGAAATTTTGTTAGATGCTTGGGAGAAAGCAATAAAAGTACAAGCTGATAAAGAAATTGTTTGGACTATTGGTTTTAGAGGAGAAAGTGATGGTGCTTTTTGGCTTAGTGATCCTGCAGCTCCAAAAACGGATGAAGGAAGAGCTAAGGTGATTGCAGAGGCCATGCAAGCACAAACAGATATTATTAGAAAGTACCAGCCAGATGCTACCATTGTAGCTGCACTTTGGAATGAACAAGGAGCATTTTACAATAAAGGATTATTAAAAATACCTGAAGGAGTGACCAAAATGTTTGCTGATGATGGTCGTGGTTTTATGAGAGATAGTGGTGGGAAATACCTAGAGAAAGGAGATGGTTTATATTATCATGTAATGATGATGATGTTAACACAAAACCGAACTACAGAAGGTGTTCCTCCTGCACGTTTTTATAAAGAATTAAAGCGTTATGTAGAAAAAGGAGCTACAAAATATGCGGTAATTAATGTGAGTGGTATTCGTCCAGCAGCACTGTCTGTTAATGCGATGAATGATTTTTTATGGGATGCAACACCTGCTCTTAGTAAATCTCCTGAAGCATCTATGAAAGATTATTTAATGGAGTGGTATACTAAAGAATTTGGGGAAGAATTGGCTTCAAAATTAACAGATATACGTTTACACTATTACAATATTCCTTATATGCGAGAAAAAATGCCTGCAGGAGATAGATGGGTAGGAGCTCGAGGTGAGCACTTGTTACAGTATCTAATACAATCGGCATTGCAACGTTTTGGAGATGGAATTGCCAAAGGTGAAACTATTGATGAAATGATAGAAAATACAAAAGGTAAAAAAAGAATGAATAGCCTGGCTCAAACAAAAGAACCTCTAGCCGAAACAGCAGATTTCTTTCCTAGTTTATGGAAATCAACCTTAAAAATAGCTGAGGAAATTCCAGAAGATAGAAAAGATTTTTATCAAGCACATTTTACCTATCAAGTTGCGGTTCACATGTACTCTGCAAAAGCATTACAAATTGTGGTAGATGCATTAGAAGCATATAAACCAAATCTAAATCAACAAGATTTTGCAAATGCTATGGAACTTGCATTAATAGAAATTGAAAAAATAATTGAGGAAGCTCACAAAGCGGAATATGGTAAATGGGATACTATGTTTATGCATGTTCGTTTAATGGATATATATAAAACACGTTTGCAATTAAAAAGTGTTATCGCAAAAATACGTAAGCAGCCATATACTTCTGAATATAGAGGGTACAGGAATGGGTCTTTTTGGAAATCTGCGCATGAATACATGGATCATGGTGATGGAGTATTTCCATATTTTCATAAGTATTCAGGTAGAGGTTTAGAAGTGCTAGAGGAAAAATAA